One genomic region from Gossypium hirsutum isolate 1008001.06 chromosome D13, Gossypium_hirsutum_v2.1, whole genome shotgun sequence encodes:
- the LOC121203179 gene encoding tryptophan synthase beta chain 1, translated as MSIKRPSSYLYIGIDGSPIYFPYLITLFSNFFPIFIIKIPIIGKFPKKIICHVTSNMAATATSNATFRLGNPLSSSSSSSVYSSNKLPVNFRKFALQTSPVKSFSVSCTLTRKPVPAAPVSMDSDPNGWRRPDSFGRFGKFGGKYVPETLMSALSELDAAFHSLSKDEKFQEELAGILEDYVGRESPLYFAERLSEHYKRPNGEGPDIYLKREDLNHTGSHKINNAVAQALLAKRLGKKRIIAETGAGQHGVATATVCARFGLQCIIYMGAQDMERQPLNVFRIRLLGAEVRAVHSGTATLKDATSEAIRDLVTNLETTHYILGSVAGPHPYPMMVRDFHAVIGKETRKQALEKWGGKPDVLVACVGGGSNAMGLFHEFVNDKDVRLIGVEAAGFGLDSGKHAATLTKGEVGVLHGAMSYLLQDEDGQIIEPHSISAGLDYPGVGPEHSFLKDVGRAEYHSVTDEEALEAFKKLSRLEGIFPALETSHALAYLEKLCPTLPNGTKVVVNCSGRGDKDVETVIKHLRV; from the exons ATGTCAATAAAAAGACCTTCCTCGTATTTATATATAGGCATAGATGGAAGCCCaatatattttccttatttaataacacttttttccaattttttccccatttttatcataaaaattcCAATTATAGGAAAATTTCCTAAGAAAATAATTTGCCACGTCACCTCGAATATGGCCGCCACCGCCACAAGCAACGCCACATTCCGTCTTGGCAATCCCctttcctcttcctcttcctcatCCGTTTACTCCTCCAATAAATTGCCTGTCAATTTCAGAAAATTTGCGCTTCAGACGTCGCCTGTGAAAAGCTTTTCTGTTTCTTGTACTCTAACTAGAAAACCAGTCCCAGCTGCTCCGGTTTCCATGGATTCGGACCCGAACGGATGGCGACGACCCGACTCGTTTGGTCGGTTTGGCAAATTTGGCGGCAAATACGTTCCCGAGACCCTAATGTCTGCCCTCTCTGAGCTGGATGCGGCTTTTCATTCCCTCTCCAAAGATGAAAAATTCCAG GAAGAATTAGCTGGGATTTTGGAAGACTATGTTGGTAGGGAAAGTCCACTTTATTTTGCAGAGCGGCTGTCTGAACATTACAAGCGTCCGAATGGTGAAGGGCCAGATATATACCTTAAGAGGGAGGATCTTAACCATACTGGTTCTCATAAGATCAATAATGCTGTTGCTCAGGCATTGCTTGCTAAACGTTTGGGCAAGAAACGGATTATTGCTGAAACTGGAGCTGGTCAGCATGGAGTGGCAACAGCTACCGTGTGTGCACGGTTTGGTTTGCAGTGCATTATTTACATGGGTGCTCAAGATATGGAAAGACAGCCGCTTAATGTTTTCAGAATACGGCTTCTTGGTGCAGAG GTTAGAGCAGTTCACTCGGGTACTGCAACACTAAAAGATGCTACATCGGAAGCTATCCGGGATTTGGTGACTAACTTGGAGACAACTCATTATATTTTGGGATCTGTTGCTGGTCCACATCCATATCCTATGATGGTGAGAGATTTCCATGCAGTGATTGGTAAAGAAACAAGAAAACAAGCCCTGGAAAAATGGGGAGGGAAACCAGATGTATTGGTTGCATGTGTTGGCGGAGGTTCAAATGCTATGGGACTTTTCCATGAGTTTGTTAATGACAAGGATGTTAGGTTGATTGGTGTAGAGGCTGCTGGTTTTGGTTTGGACAGTGGCAAGCATGCTGCTACTTTGACCAAGGGAGAAGTGGGAGTTTTGCATGGAGCTATGTCCTACTTATTACAAGATGAAGATGGGCAAATAATCGAACCCCATTCCATTAGTGCAGG CTTGGATTATCCTGGGGTTGGACCAGAGCACAGTTTTCTGAAAGACGTAGGGCGAGCTGAGTACCACAGTGTCACAGATGAAGAAGCATTGGAAG CTTTCAAGAAATTATCTCGACTGGAGGGCATATTCCCAGCTTTGGAGACATCTCATGCACTGGCTTATTTGGAGAAGCTGTGTCCTACTCTACCGAATGGTACCAAAGTTGTGGTTAACTGCAGCGGCAGAGGCGATAAAGATGTTGAGACTGTGATTAAGCATTTGCGGGTATGA